The following proteins come from a genomic window of Campylobacter concisus:
- the infB gene encoding translation initiation factor IF-2, which produces MSNVRISEIANELGYPSKEIVEKAQELGLKVKTHANAVSLEEAEAIYEYVQTGVIPDKFKKKKSEPKTKKEPKKETEKESTKKEDKSKTEPKKAATKVEQKPEKPKAEPKKEVEISEEKPKAEPKKEEPAKVEQKPVETPKPKESLADVTQKRRGLVIVKKKKDYEAPVAVKEEKKTEPVVANISDFKNMFSANDENLARKKKKEKKVVVVSKKDSAQKMDLLGGSDFGDIVLEDEDVVVLPDFSFKTPAPAPAQKTKQPNVMRTTVNNTINSFGEGGIQRRARKKHKKPENKQNNEAVTSINIPKEIRVYEFAEKLNKQPSEVIGKLFMLGMMTTKNDFLDEDAIEILADEFNVEVNIIDDQKEFDYVAAYEEEIKDDENLQPRAPVITIMGHVDHGKTSLLDYIRNSRVAAGEAGGITQHVGAYMVNKNGKNITFIDTPGHEAFTAMRARGAGVTDIVIIVVAADDGVKPQTKEAVSHAKAAGVPIIIAINKMDKETANPDLVKTGLAELDVMPTEWGGKYEFVPISAKMGTGIDDLLEIVLLQAELLELKANPKANAKATVIESSLQKGRGPVATIIVENGTLNVGDTVVAGVAYGKIRSLLDDQGRPLKEIKPGECGVIVGLSEIAEAGETLIGVKTDKEAREYAQKKAEYIRQKELSKSTKVSIDELSAKIAEGELKTLPVIIKADVGGSLEALKASLEKLANDEIRVNVIHSGVGGITQSDVALAGASNDCIILGFNIRPTGEIKEKAKESGVEIKTYNVIYNLIDDVKAILGGLMSPIIREEQLGQAQVRQVIHVPKVGAIAGCIVTEGTINRGAKIRLIREGVVVYEGSVSSLKRFKDDVKEVAKGYECGVGIENFNDIRENDYIESFKEVKEKATL; this is translated from the coding sequence ATGAGCAATGTTAGGATTTCAGAGATCGCAAATGAGCTTGGCTACCCAAGCAAAGAAATAGTAGAAAAAGCTCAAGAGCTAGGACTAAAGGTCAAAACTCACGCAAATGCTGTTAGCCTTGAAGAAGCAGAGGCTATATATGAATACGTTCAAACTGGTGTAATACCAGATAAATTTAAAAAGAAAAAGAGTGAGCCAAAGACAAAAAAAGAGCCTAAAAAAGAAACAGAAAAAGAGTCAACTAAAAAAGAAGATAAATCTAAGACTGAGCCTAAAAAGGCAGCCACTAAGGTCGAGCAAAAGCCTGAGAAGCCAAAGGCTGAACCTAAAAAAGAGGTAGAAATTTCAGAGGAAAAACCTAAAGCTGAGCCTAAAAAAGAAGAGCCTGCAAAGGTTGAGCAAAAGCCAGTCGAGACACCAAAGCCAAAAGAGAGCTTGGCTGATGTAACTCAAAAAAGGCGCGGTCTTGTAATAGTTAAAAAGAAAAAGGACTACGAAGCCCCAGTTGCTGTAAAAGAAGAGAAAAAAACAGAACCAGTGGTGGCAAATATAAGTGATTTTAAAAATATGTTTTCTGCAAATGATGAAAATTTAGCAAGAAAAAAGAAAAAAGAGAAAAAAGTAGTAGTCGTAAGCAAAAAAGATAGTGCCCAGAAGATGGATCTACTTGGCGGAAGCGACTTTGGTGACATCGTGCTAGAAGATGAAGATGTGGTTGTTCTTCCTGATTTTAGTTTTAAAACCCCAGCACCAGCACCAGCACAAAAGACAAAACAGCCAAATGTTATGAGAACTACAGTCAATAACACAATAAATTCATTTGGCGAGGGCGGCATACAAAGAAGAGCTAGAAAAAAACATAAAAAGCCTGAAAATAAACAAAACAATGAAGCTGTGACCTCTATAAATATTCCGAAAGAAATTCGTGTTTATGAATTTGCCGAGAAGCTAAACAAGCAGCCAAGCGAGGTCATAGGCAAGCTGTTTATGCTTGGTATGATGACAACAAAAAATGACTTTTTGGACGAAGATGCAATTGAAATTTTAGCCGATGAGTTTAATGTTGAGGTAAATATCATCGACGATCAAAAAGAATTTGACTATGTAGCAGCCTACGAAGAAGAGATAAAAGATGATGAAAATCTCCAGCCAAGAGCACCAGTCATAACCATCATGGGTCACGTTGATCATGGCAAAACTTCACTGCTTGATTACATTAGAAATTCTCGTGTAGCAGCTGGTGAGGCCGGCGGTATTACTCAGCACGTGGGTGCTTATATGGTAAATAAAAATGGCAAAAACATCACATTTATCGACACTCCAGGTCACGAAGCGTTCACGGCTATGCGTGCAAGAGGTGCTGGTGTAACTGATATAGTTATCATCGTCGTTGCGGCAGATGACGGCGTAAAACCACAAACAAAAGAGGCAGTTAGCCATGCAAAAGCTGCTGGTGTGCCAATAATCATCGCAATAAACAAAATGGACAAGGAAACCGCAAATCCAGATCTAGTAAAAACAGGTCTTGCTGAACTTGATGTCATGCCAACAGAGTGGGGCGGAAAGTATGAATTTGTGCCAATCTCTGCAAAAATGGGTACAGGTATAGATGATTTACTAGAGATCGTACTTTTACAAGCTGAGCTTTTGGAGCTAAAGGCAAATCCAAAGGCAAATGCAAAAGCAACAGTTATTGAGAGTTCGCTTCAAAAGGGTCGTGGCCCAGTAGCTACCATTATCGTTGAAAACGGTACATTAAATGTTGGCGACACTGTTGTTGCAGGCGTTGCGTATGGCAAGATAAGAAGCCTGCTTGATGATCAGGGCAGGCCATTAAAAGAGATAAAACCAGGCGAATGTGGCGTGATAGTAGGCCTTAGCGAGATAGCAGAGGCTGGCGAGACATTAATAGGCGTAAAAACTGATAAAGAGGCTCGAGAATATGCACAGAAAAAGGCTGAATATATCCGCCAAAAAGAGCTTAGTAAGAGCACAAAAGTTAGTATCGATGAGCTTAGCGCTAAGATCGCTGAGGGCGAGCTAAAAACACTTCCAGTCATCATCAAAGCTGACGTTGGTGGATCACTCGAGGCGCTAAAAGCGAGCCTAGAAAAACTAGCAAATGACGAGATCAGAGTAAATGTGATCCACTCAGGTGTTGGCGGTATCACGCAAAGCGACGTTGCGCTTGCAGGTGCAAGTAATGACTGTATCATTCTTGGCTTTAATATAAGGCCAACTGGCGAGATTAAAGAAAAGGCAAAAGAGAGTGGCGTCGAGATAAAAACTTACAACGTTATTTATAACTTAATAGACGATGTGAAGGCGATTTTGGGCGGACTAATGTCGCCGATCATCAGAGAAGAGCAGCTTGGTCAAGCTCAGGTTCGCCAAGTGATCCATGTGCCAAAAGTAGGTGCAATCGCTGGATGTATCGTCACTGAGGGTACGATAAACAGAGGGGCAAAAATTCGTCTTATTAGAGAAGGTGTGGTCGTTTATGAGGGCTCGGTAAGCTCACTAAAACGCTTCAAAGATGACGTTAAAGAGGTTGCTAAAGGCTACGAGTGTGGTGTTGGTATCGAGAATTTCAACGACATCAGAGAAAATGACTACATCGAAAGCTTCAAAGAAGTCAAGGAGAAAGCTACTCTATGA
- the ribD gene encoding bifunctional diaminohydroxyphosphoribosylaminopyrimidine deaminase/5-amino-6-(5-phosphoribosylamino)uracil reductase RibD, translating into MNDEFYMDLALSEAWKFQILTYPNPAVGCLILDENGQILSCKAHEKAGYLHAEPTAILFALCKKSEKFKDDFIKAYNAKFASNIKEGEFGLLEPKFTYEFLLNNHANLLKNAKAYVTLEPCSHHGKTPPCANLLKELGFREVIIGSHDENKVASGGANLLQSAGMRVKFSVLKERCDKLLEPFLAYQNGGFIFLKIALSKNGVASGGIITNELSRTHVHKLRSVIDTIVIGGNTVRVDRPKLDSRLVSGGKNPDVIIYSRSDKFDKTIPLFSVPDRKVSIQKELNLTGLTMFEGADEFLKLAKDGKLANVKWLLIYQSSNFKDGKNLSLDLNLKPLFSGNFGDDSYTWYEILD; encoded by the coding sequence ATGAACGACGAATTTTACATGGATCTTGCTTTAAGCGAGGCTTGGAAATTTCAGATCCTGACCTATCCAAATCCAGCCGTTGGATGTCTTATTCTTGATGAAAATGGTCAAATTTTATCTTGCAAGGCTCATGAAAAGGCTGGATATTTGCACGCTGAACCAACAGCGATACTCTTTGCACTTTGCAAAAAAAGTGAAAAATTTAAAGATGATTTCATAAAGGCGTATAACGCCAAATTTGCTTCTAATATAAAAGAGGGCGAATTTGGCCTTTTAGAGCCAAAATTTACCTACGAATTTCTACTAAATAATCACGCAAATTTACTAAAAAATGCAAAAGCATACGTCACTCTTGAGCCTTGCTCGCATCATGGCAAAACGCCACCTTGTGCAAATTTGCTAAAAGAGCTAGGTTTTAGAGAGGTAATAATAGGCAGTCATGATGAAAATAAGGTAGCAAGTGGTGGCGCAAATTTACTGCAAAGTGCTGGTATGAGGGTGAAATTTAGTGTTTTAAAAGAGCGTTGTGACAAGCTACTTGAGCCATTTTTAGCCTATCAAAATGGTGGATTTATTTTTTTAAAAATCGCCCTTAGTAAAAACGGCGTGGCAAGTGGCGGCATCATCACAAATGAGCTTAGCCGTACGCACGTCCATAAACTTAGAAGCGTCATAGATACGATAGTGATCGGTGGCAATACAGTGCGAGTTGATCGCCCAAAGCTTGACAGTAGGCTAGTAAGTGGCGGTAAAAATCCAGATGTCATAATCTACTCAAGAAGTGATAAATTTGATAAGACAATACCGCTCTTTAGTGTGCCAGATAGAAAAGTCAGCATTCAAAAAGAGCTTAATTTAACAGGGCTTACTATGTTTGAAGGAGCTGATGAGTTTTTAAAGCTTGCAAAAGATGGCAAGCTAGCAAACGTAAAATGGCTACTTATCTATCAAAGCTCAAATTTTAAGGATGGTAAAAATTTAAGCCTTGATCTAAATTTAAAGCCACTATTTAGTGGGAATTTTGGAGACGATAGCTACACTTGGTATGAAATTTTGGATTAA
- a CDS encoding formate--tetrahydrofolate ligase, with amino-acid sequence MLSDIEITHQTKLEHISKVAAKLGLNEDELELYGKFKAKISPRLEPSNSKLILVTATNPTPYGEGKTTMSIGLADALNLLNKKVCLALREPSLGPVFGIKGGAAGGGYSQLAPMEDLNLHFTGDFHAITSANNLISAMIDNSLYQENPLKIEKILWKRCMDMNDRALRFVTVGQGGRTDGVPREDGFNITAASEIMAVLCLATSLSDLKERVANIMVAYDSDKKPIYVRDLGCEDAVCILLKDAIKPNLFQTLEHTPTLVHGGPFANIAHGCNSVIATKTALNLADYVITEAGFGSELGAEKFLDIKCRVADIKPSAVVLVSTIRSLKYNGEANKDEITKPDMNALKKGIENLGGHIENLKVKFGQNVVVALNKFGFDTDEEINFVKEYCRGLGVEVAVCENFLKGGKGALELAELVLKACDKPSKINFTYEMSDDTKTKIEKVAKEIYGAGEVVFEEAALKKIEMIKELNLSHLPVCIAKTQYSFSDDAKLLGRAKGFTFSVKDLDIRTGAGFIVAVCGKIMLMPGLPKVPAAVNMKIDVDGKIDGLS; translated from the coding sequence ATGCTAAGCGACATCGAGATAACTCACCAAACGAAGTTAGAACACATCAGTAAAGTTGCCGCAAAACTAGGCTTAAACGAAGACGAACTTGAGCTTTACGGCAAATTTAAGGCTAAAATTTCCCCTAGGCTTGAGCCATCAAACTCAAAACTCATCTTAGTCACCGCGACTAATCCAACCCCATACGGCGAGGGCAAAACGACTATGTCAATAGGTCTAGCTGACGCACTAAATTTGCTTAATAAAAAGGTCTGCCTAGCACTTCGCGAGCCATCTCTTGGGCCAGTTTTTGGCATAAAGGGCGGAGCAGCAGGTGGCGGCTACTCGCAGCTAGCGCCGATGGAGGATCTAAATTTACACTTTACTGGCGATTTTCACGCGATAACATCGGCAAATAACCTGATTTCTGCCATGATAGATAATAGCCTCTATCAAGAAAACCCACTAAAAATAGAGAAAATTTTATGGAAGCGCTGTATGGATATGAACGACCGCGCGCTAAGATTTGTCACTGTGGGGCAGGGCGGCAGGACTGATGGCGTGCCAAGAGAAGATGGCTTTAACATCACCGCCGCAAGCGAGATCATGGCTGTGCTTTGTCTAGCCACAAGCCTTTCTGATCTAAAAGAGCGCGTGGCAAACATAATGGTCGCATATGATAGCGATAAAAAGCCTATCTATGTGCGTGATCTAGGCTGTGAGGACGCTGTTTGCATACTCTTAAAAGATGCGATCAAACCAAATTTATTTCAAACACTTGAACACACACCTACGCTCGTGCATGGCGGCCCATTTGCAAACATCGCACACGGCTGCAACTCCGTCATCGCAACAAAAACAGCTCTAAATTTAGCTGACTACGTCATCACTGAAGCTGGTTTTGGCTCGGAGCTTGGCGCGGAGAAATTTTTAGATATAAAGTGCAGGGTTGCTGACATCAAACCAAGTGCTGTGGTGCTTGTAAGCACGATCAGATCGCTAAAATATAACGGCGAAGCAAATAAAGACGAGATCACAAAACCAGACATGAATGCCCTTAAAAAAGGTATCGAAAACCTTGGCGGACACATCGAAAATTTAAAAGTCAAATTTGGTCAAAACGTAGTTGTGGCGCTTAATAAATTTGGCTTTGACACTGATGAAGAGATAAATTTCGTAAAAGAATACTGCCGTGGGCTTGGTGTAGAAGTGGCAGTTTGTGAGAATTTCTTAAAAGGTGGTAAAGGTGCACTTGAGCTTGCTGAGCTAGTTTTAAAAGCATGCGATAAGCCAAGTAAGATAAATTTCACATACGAGATGAGCGATGATACGAAAACTAAAATAGAAAAAGTCGCTAAGGAAATTTATGGAGCTGGCGAGGTAGTCTTTGAAGAGGCCGCTCTTAAAAAGATTGAGATGATAAAAGAGCTAAATTTGAGTCATTTGCCAGTTTGTATCGCCAAAACGCAGTACTCATTTAGCGACGATGCGAAGCTTTTGGGAAGAGCAAAGGGCTTTACATTTAGCGTAAAAGACCTTGACATTAGAACGGGAGCCGGCTTCATCGTCGCGGTTTGTGGTAAGATCATGCTGATGCCAGGACTTCCAAAAGTACCAGCCGCTGTCAATATGAAGATAGACGTAGATGGCAAGATCGACGGTTTGTCGTAA
- a CDS encoding sodium-dependent transporter: MMDRFSKVGFVLSIIGAAIGLGNAWKFPYMVGSNGGSAFILIYLFFAFVVGLSIFFAEMAMGKISRLDTVGAFKSLATKGSNLWKFAGIIMVTGLLIASFYTLIIGWVLKYVILSLGELPKDITHSEALFVNFTSNGAFEQILYFSIAFFAYFFILTKGVKSGIERINVYLIPALFVLLLLMLGYSFGMNGFDEAAKFLLVPDFSKIDQGAILNALGLAFFTMCIGIGCILTYSSSLGDDTNLFTSSLYVVFANIIISVIIGLIVFTFTYEFGSEPSKGAGLAFISLPTLFAKLGLLGNFLAFAFFTSLFFAGITSVISLVEPFIFFLNKSLGFSRNRSIIIVGAVVYVLGILCALSGIGVFKEALTFFGKSFFDLLDYLSSNIMLPLGGIIFAIFVGYFMKFELLKELFLPYMGKIVFKIWYFLIRFVAPVLVFVVLVREIA; this comes from the coding sequence ATGATGGATAGATTTAGTAAAGTTGGTTTTGTTCTTTCTATCATTGGAGCGGCTATTGGCCTTGGTAATGCATGGAAATTTCCATATATGGTCGGTAGTAACGGTGGTTCAGCATTTATTCTTATATATCTATTTTTTGCTTTTGTTGTTGGCCTTAGTATATTTTTTGCTGAGATGGCAATGGGAAAAATTTCTCGTCTTGATACGGTTGGAGCATTTAAGAGCCTAGCCACAAAGGGGTCAAATTTATGGAAATTTGCTGGCATTATAATGGTAACAGGGCTTTTGATAGCTTCTTTTTATACGCTCATTATCGGCTGGGTGCTAAAATACGTCATCCTAAGCCTTGGCGAGCTTCCTAAAGATATCACACACTCAGAGGCACTTTTTGTAAATTTTACTTCAAATGGCGCATTTGAGCAAATTTTATATTTTAGTATCGCCTTTTTTGCCTACTTTTTTATCTTGACAAAGGGTGTTAAAAGTGGCATAGAACGCATAAATGTCTATCTTATACCGGCTTTATTTGTCTTGCTTTTACTAATGCTTGGTTACTCTTTTGGTATGAATGGTTTTGACGAGGCGGCTAAATTTTTACTTGTGCCAGACTTTTCAAAAATTGATCAAGGTGCTATTTTAAACGCTCTTGGACTTGCTTTTTTTACGATGTGTATTGGTATAGGCTGCATACTTACTTATTCATCAAGTCTTGGTGATGATACAAATTTGTTCACTTCATCGCTTTATGTAGTCTTTGCAAATATAATTATTAGCGTAATTATAGGGCTTATAGTTTTTACATTCACCTATGAATTTGGCTCAGAGCCATCAAAGGGGGCAGGGTTAGCATTTATCTCGCTTCCAACGCTTTTTGCAAAGCTTGGTTTGCTTGGAAATTTCTTGGCTTTTGCATTTTTTACATCTTTATTTTTTGCTGGTATAACATCGGTTATTTCGCTAGTCGAGCCATTTATATTTTTCTTAAATAAAAGTTTGGGATTTAGTAGAAATAGATCAATTATTATTGTCGGTGCCGTAGTTTATGTTTTAGGGATTTTATGTGCGTTAAGCGGTATTGGCGTTTTTAAAGAAGCACTTACATTTTTTGGTAAGAGCTTTTTTGATTTGCTTGATTATCTTAGCTCAAACATTATGCTCCCACTTGGTGGCATTATATTTGCCATTTTTGTTGGATACTTTATGAAATTTGAGCTTTTAAAAGAGCTATTCTTGCCTTATATGGGTAAGATTGTTTTTAAAATTTGGTATTTTTTAATAAGGTTTGTGGCACCAGTTCTAGTTTTTGTGGTGTTAGTAAGGGAGATTGCATAA
- the rbfA gene encoding 30S ribosome-binding factor RbfA has translation MNANEIKRMRTESVLKELIPEALATLEDSILKGLCVTDVECKKGRYDAFVYLDKMMFDEREQEYILGHLKRVCRHLQNHCMAAEGWYRCPNFHFKFDDRLEYQNHMDKLFDKISKDLNKNG, from the coding sequence ATGAACGCTAACGAAATAAAGCGTATGAGGACAGAGAGCGTGCTAAAAGAGCTCATACCAGAGGCTCTAGCCACTCTTGAAGATAGCATTTTAAAGGGGCTTTGCGTCACTGACGTCGAGTGCAAAAAGGGCAGATATGACGCCTTTGTCTATCTTGACAAGATGATGTTTGACGAGCGCGAGCAAGAGTATATTTTGGGGCATTTAAAGCGAGTTTGCAGGCACTTGCAAAACCACTGCATGGCTGCTGAGGGCTGGTATAGATGTCCAAATTTTCACTTTAAATTTGACGATAGATTAGAGTATCAAAACCATATGGATAAGTTGTTTGATAAAATTTCAAAGGATTTAAACAAAAATGGATAA
- a CDS encoding VIT1/CCC1 transporter family protein, which yields MLDKKRALKQLQNEADDTAIYTLLEASEKSEENKKILRKLITEEKRHYAFCQKITGESRTANLFKVIFYTILVKIFGTSFTLKFMESREEDAEQFYLGIVDEYPEARDIYNEEVNHENNLISMLKDTKLVNAGGIVLGMNDALVELTGTLSGIALAFSNTKSVGATGLIMGIAAALSMAGSAYLESKENPSDEIKPLTYSLYTGGSYIITTAFLILPFFIFSSGVYAVLSMFFFAFVAIITYNFYISVAKELKFLPRVIEMCVITFGVAIISFGIGFLVKHYFGLDI from the coding sequence ATGCTAGATAAAAAGCGTGCTTTAAAACAGCTACAAAATGAAGCAGATGATACCGCTATCTATACATTACTCGAAGCTAGTGAAAAAAGTGAAGAAAATAAAAAAATACTTCGTAAATTAATCACTGAGGAAAAACGACATTATGCTTTTTGCCAAAAGATAACAGGTGAGAGCAGAACTGCAAATTTATTCAAAGTCATCTTCTATACGATACTTGTTAAAATTTTTGGTACATCTTTTACTTTAAAATTTATGGAGTCACGTGAAGAAGACGCAGAGCAATTTTATCTTGGTATTGTTGATGAGTATCCTGAAGCTAGAGATATTTATAATGAAGAAGTAAATCATGAAAATAATTTAATTTCTATGCTAAAAGACACGAAACTAGTCAATGCCGGTGGTATCGTTCTTGGTATGAATGACGCATTAGTTGAGCTAACTGGCACGCTAAGTGGCATCGCTCTAGCTTTTTCAAATACAAAATCAGTTGGTGCAACAGGCCTTATCATGGGCATTGCAGCTGCTCTTTCTATGGCAGGGTCAGCCTATCTCGAGTCAAAAGAAAATCCAAGTGACGAGATCAAACCGCTTACCTATTCGCTCTACACAGGTGGTTCGTACATCATAACAACGGCGTTTTTGATACTTCCATTTTTCATCTTTTCAAGTGGTGTTTACGCTGTCTTGTCGATGTTTTTCTTTGCCTTTGTTGCCATTATCACTTACAACTTTTACATAAGCGTGGCAAAAGAGCTTAAATTTTTGCCAAGAGTGATTGAAATGTGTGTGATAACTTTTGGTGTTGCGATCATTTCATTTGGCATTGGCTTTTTAGTCAAGCACTATTTTGGCCTAGATATTTAA
- a CDS encoding F0F1 ATP synthase subunit C, with translation MKKIVFLILGLAAFAFGADGEMIKSYSVIAGSIGLGLAALGGAIGMGNTAAATISGTARNPGVGSKLMTTMFIALAMIEAQVIYALVITLIVLYANPMLG, from the coding sequence ATGAAAAAGATCGTGTTTTTAATTCTTGGTCTTGCTGCATTCGCATTCGGCGCTGATGGCGAGATGATCAAATCATATTCAGTTATCGCTGGTAGTATTGGCCTTGGCCTTGCAGCTCTTGGTGGCGCTATTGGTATGGGCAATACAGCTGCTGCAACAATTAGTGGAACAGCTAGAAACCCAGGTGTTGGTAGCAAACTTATGACTACAATGTTTATTGCTCTTGCGATGATCGAAGCACAAGTTATCTACGCACTTGTTATTACACTTATCGTTCTTTACGCAAACCCAATGCTTGGCTAA
- a CDS encoding sodium-dependent transporter produces the protein MINEKFSKIGFVLAMAGSAVGLGNAWKFPTMVGNNGGSAFIILYLLLTFAIAFVAFLAELSIGKLGESDVVSSIYKLAPKHKKAWSLSGFFMIGAILIASFYMVVIGWILKYIYLSFSPLLADTKEAAVQFNTLLANDLTSSVLCFSIVFLMVFFAVSKGVKSGIEKLNIWMMPSLFVLLVCMLFYALSMGDGFVKAAKFLFVPNFSAITPDVILQALGLAFFSLSMGVGVIPTYAANLPERTNLIKSTLSIIFINILIGIMMGLVVFTFIFAYGADSTASGPGLIFISLVTLFAKLGVVGNVMAVAFFISLLFAGITSAVSMIEPFAYYLVRKFEISRKAALLYIGAFVYVLGIFCIFSYYSDTASTFSIFGKPVFDALDFLTSNIMMPIGAIIFSFFVGYKLKKESLYLLFGEFMGKVFFEIWYFALRYIVPIAICVIMIYQIAGK, from the coding sequence ATGATAAATGAAAAATTTTCAAAAATAGGCTTTGTTCTTGCGATGGCAGGTTCCGCTGTAGGTCTTGGCAATGCCTGGAAATTCCCTACAATGGTAGGAAATAACGGCGGTTCAGCATTTATAATTTTATATTTGCTCCTTACATTTGCTATCGCATTTGTGGCATTTTTGGCGGAGCTTAGTATAGGAAAGCTCGGTGAAAGCGACGTCGTAAGCTCTATTTATAAGCTTGCTCCAAAGCATAAAAAAGCGTGGTCTCTCTCTGGCTTTTTTATGATCGGCGCGATTTTGATAGCTTCATTTTATATGGTGGTTATTGGCTGGATTTTAAAGTATATCTATCTTAGTTTTTCGCCACTTTTGGCTGATACTAAAGAAGCAGCAGTGCAGTTTAATACACTTTTAGCAAATGACTTAACTAGTAGTGTACTTTGCTTTAGCATAGTTTTTTTAATGGTATTTTTTGCCGTTTCAAAAGGCGTAAAAAGTGGCATAGAAAAGCTAAATATATGGATGATGCCAAGCCTTTTTGTTTTACTTGTTTGTATGCTTTTTTACGCGCTTAGCATGGGCGATGGCTTTGTGAAGGCGGCTAAATTTTTATTTGTACCAAATTTTAGTGCGATCACACCAGATGTGATTTTACAGGCTCTTGGACTTGCGTTTTTTTCGCTATCTATGGGCGTTGGCGTCATACCAACATATGCTGCAAATTTACCAGAGCGTACAAATTTAATAAAATCAACACTTTCTATCATTTTTATAAATATATTAATAGGCATTATGATGGGGCTTGTGGTCTTTACATTTATATTTGCTTATGGAGCTGATAGCACGGCAAGTGGCCCGGGTCTTATCTTTATCTCGCTTGTCACGCTTTTTGCAAAGCTTGGCGTCGTTGGCAACGTCATGGCGGTTGCATTTTTTATATCGCTTTTGTTTGCAGGTATCACGAGTGCGGTTTCGATGATCGAGCCCTTTGCTTATTATTTGGTTAGAAAATTTGAAATTTCACGCAAGGCAGCACTTCTTTATATAGGCGCTTTTGTCTATGTTTTGGGAATTTTTTGTATATTTTCATACTATTCTGATACGGCCAGCACATTTAGTATATTTGGCAAGCCAGTATTTGACGCGCTCGACTTTCTTACATCAAATATTATGATGCCAATAGGTGCCATAATTTTTAGTTTTTTTGTTGGCTATAAACTTAAAAAAGAGAGCCTATATCTACTCTTCGGTGAATTTATGGGAAAAGTATTTTTTGAAATTTGGTATTTTGCTTTAAGATACATCGTACCAATCGCAATTTGTGTCATTATGATCTATCAAATAGCAGGTAAATGA
- the rimP gene encoding ribosome maturation factor RimP, protein MDNLDKLVRECGVELYDSEIANENGRAIFRVYITKNGGVSLDDCEKVSRLLSPIFDVTPPVSGDYNLEVSSPGLERKLSKSSHFKASVGELVKVQTESEKFAGRLVKADEESIAVENEEGIFEINISEIKKAKTYLEW, encoded by the coding sequence ATGGATAATTTAGACAAACTAGTACGCGAGTGCGGCGTAGAGCTTTATGACAGCGAGATCGCAAATGAAAATGGTAGGGCTATTTTTAGAGTTTACATCACAAAAAATGGCGGAGTGAGCCTTGATGATTGCGAAAAAGTGAGCCGTCTGCTCTCGCCTATCTTTGACGTGACACCGCCAGTTAGTGGAGACTACAACCTTGAGGTTAGCTCGCCTGGCCTTGAGAGAAAGCTTAGTAAGTCTTCGCATTTTAAAGCGAGCGTTGGTGAGCTAGTTAAAGTTCAAACCGAGAGTGAGAAATTTGCAGGAAGGCTTGTAAAAGCTGACGAAGAGAGCATCGCAGTAGAAAACGAAGAGGGAATTTTTGAGATCAACATTAGTGAGATAAAAAAAGCAAAAACATATTTGGAGTGGTAA